In the Streptomyces spororaveus genome, GACCAGAGCAGCATGGAACGGTGGGTGTCGACGACCAGGGCCAGGTCCAGCCAGCGGCTCTCGGCGGGGCGCAGGACCGGGGTCGTCACCATCCGCTCGATGCTGCGTTCCACGGTGAGCTGCTCGTCCAGTTCCTCCCCCGGGCCGCCGATGGAGCGTCTGCCGACGGGTCGCAGGGAGCGCATCAGGGCGAGCGGGTCGTCGAGGGAGGCGGCCCGCGGCAGCCGCAGGGGGGAGCCCCGGCGTTCGGCGCCGCCGTCGTCGTCCGGCTTTCCGGTGGGATCGCGCCGGGCGGCCGGGAAGAGCTGGACGGACGGTTCGCCGCCGTCCGGGGCGCCCGCCCCGGGCGCGGGGCCGGGCTCGGGCGACGGGGTGCCGGGCAGGGGCGGCGGCCCGTCCGGCGGGTCGGCGCCCGGGGGTGCGGGCGGGCGGGCCTCCCGGCCCGGGTCGACCCGGGCCGCCAGCCACAGGATGTCGGCGATCTCCTCCGGCCCGATACCGGTGTTCGGGACGCTGCCGTCGGCGCCGTCGGCGAGGGCCGCGAGCAGCTGCTCGATCACGCCGTGGGCCCGGTCAGGTGCTGCATGACGGTGGCGAGGAAGCGTTCGCGGTCGGCGGGCGCGGACCAGGCCCCGGCGAGGCGGAGCTGGATGGCGTTGAGGAGCTGGTCGGTGGCCAGGTCGCCGTCCTCGCCGCGGTCGAGGAAGGCCTGGACGAGGTCCTGGTACTCCTCGCCGGATTCGATGTCGACGCCGAGCCGGCGGCGCACGATGCGGGCGAGCTTGTCCGGTCCGGGCGGCTCCAGGTGGAGGCGGACGCAGCGGCGCAGGAAGGCGGGCGGGAAGTCGCGTTCGCCGTTGCTGGTGAGGACGACGATGGGGAAGTAGCGGCACTGGACGCGGCCCTGCGTGATCCGTACGACCGCGTCGGGGTCGTCGTCGGTGCCGATGGCGACGGTCGGGTCCTCCTGGGCGAGGCGGGCGAGTTCGGGGATGAGGAAGCCGCCGTCCTCGAAGACGGTGAGGAGGTCGCCGGGGAGGTCGATGTCGCTCTTGTCGATCTCGTCGACGAGCAGCACGCGGGGGCGGTCCTGCGGGAGCAGGGCGGTACCGAGGGGGCCGAGGCGCAGGTACCGGGAGATCGAGGGCGCGGCGGGGCCGGCTGCGGCGGCGGGCCCGGGGGCACCGTCCGGTGCGGGCGGGGCCGCGGGCACGGGCAGGGCCGTGGCGGGGCGGGCGCCCGGGGTGCGCAGCTGTTCCAGCCCGGCCTCCTGGAGGCGGCCGATGGCGTCGTAGAGGTACAGCCCGTCCCGCAGTACGGTCCGGCTGGTGATCGGCCAGTGCAGTACGGGGCCCAGGTTCAGGTCGGAGGCGATGCTGTAGGCGAGCGTGGACTTGCCGACGCCCGGTTTCCCGGTGACGAGCAGCGGCCTGCGCAGGTGCAGGGCCGTGTTGACGACGTCCTTCTCCGGTTCGTCCGGTACGTAGCCCTCGCCGCGCCGCCAGGTCCGCTCCCAGGCCGCTCCCGCGCACCCGGGCGGCGCGTATCCGGGGTCGGGGGCGCCGGTGAAGTCCCGCCAGGGTGGCGGGAATCCGGCCTCCAGGCGGGCACGCCGGTCCGCGCCCTCACCGGTCCCGTGGTACAGCCACCAGTCCTTCACCACTGCCTCTGCCTCCATCTTCGGTTCCGCCGTCTGTCGGTGGTCGGGGTCAGGCCAGGGACCGGAGGCCCGGCATGTCGTCGGGATCGTCCCACAGGAGCACCAACTGGTCTCCCCCTGCGCCGGGTTGACGGGCGCGTGCGGCTCCCGCCGCGGCTCCGGCGGCCGCCCGGCGCACCTCCCGCAGCCGCGCGGGCAGGGCCAGTACGTCCAGTGCGCCGGGGTCGGGCCGGCCGTCCGGCCCGGCCGGGGCCAGCAGGTCGAGGAGTGCGGGTGCGGGCAGGCCGCCCCCGCGCCGCCATACGGCCACCGGGAGCCCGCCTTCGAGTACGGCTTCCAGCAGCCCGGCGTGCGGGGCGGTCGTGGTGTGCGCGAGGACGCAGGCGGGCGGCGGCTGCGCGGCCAGCTCCATCCCGAGCACGTCGGTGACCTCCTCGTCCGCGACGACCCGTACGGCGTCGGGATGCCGGCCGCCCCGGGCGTGCAGCCACCGCCAGGAGCCGTGCCACTCGGCCCGGGTGTCCGCCCGCTCCTGCGGGCAGCGCACCACCACCTGGTGGAGCAGGCCGAGCGCGCGGCGCCGGCCGGCCGGGCCGCGGGGCACCGGCCACTGGTCGAAGTCGGCGTCGAGCAGCTCGTACGGTACGTGGAACTCGATGCGGTCCACCGCCGCGTACGCCTGCCGCCCGGCTTCGCCGCCGTCCTGCGGCGCGGCGCCGAGGAGGGCGAGCTGCCGCAGGAGCTCCTCCCGTACCTCGCCGAGTGCGACCGGCGCCCCCTCCGACTCCCATATGTGCCGGATCCCGTCGCCCCGCAGCCACATCCGGGCCAGGTATCCGTCCTCCCCGCCCGGCGGTGCCTCCAGCCGGACGTGGACGACCGTGCTGCGGGCCGGGGGCGGGGGCGGGGGCAGCACCGGCAGGGCGAGGCGCTCGCGGGTGGCGCGCACCCAGTCGCCGAGCCGGGCCGCCCACCGCGCGTCGCCCGCGGCGGCGGCCCGGTCCGCGAGGAACCGTACGAAGGGCACCGCCAGCGGCATTCCGCCGCGCCCGCCCTGTCGCTCGTCCAGGTCCTGGACCACCTCCAGCAGGCCGTCCCCCGGCAGGCCGCCGTGGGCCGGGGTGGTGCAGCCGGCCGCCTTGAACGCCCAGGCGTAGGCCTCGTAGGCGCAGCGCGGCGGTTCGCGGCCCTCGAAGAGCTCGCCGAGCCCGTCCCAGGCCGCCTGGTCGAGCCTGGCGGCTCGGGGCAGCCCGGCCCGTGACAGGTCGTCGTCGAGGAAGGAGCAGGCGTCCCAGTCCCGGTCGACGATGAACTGCGGCAGCTGCCAGCCCTCGCCGCGCTCGCGCAGCTCCTGGAAGGCGCGGTGGATGCTGACGGCGGTGCCGGGCAGCCCGCTGACGCTCTCCCGTACCGACCGTGCGCCGAGTTCGCCGAGGAGGGCCTCGGTGAACCGGCCGGCGCCGCGCTCGGGGTCGTTCTGCGCGACCTCGCCCTCGCGGGAGGCGTAGAGCCGGAACTGGCGCCGGCCCGGCACCGATCTCCCGCCCCCGTAATCGGTGTTGCCGAAGTTCCACCGGGTGTCGCGGGGAGCGTCGACCCGGCAGGAGTCCACGAGTGCGGCCTGGAGCGCGAAGCGGCGCTGTTTGACGAGGTCGGTCCGCCACCAGCGCAGCGCCGAGTCGAGGTTGAGGTGTCTGATCTGGCTGGGGCGGGCGTCGGCGCAGGGCAGCATCAGCTCCTGGCCCGGCC is a window encoding:
- a CDS encoding AAA family ATPase, translating into MEAEAVVKDWWLYHGTGEGADRRARLEAGFPPPWRDFTGAPDPGYAPPGCAGAAWERTWRRGEGYVPDEPEKDVVNTALHLRRPLLVTGKPGVGKSTLAYSIASDLNLGPVLHWPITSRTVLRDGLYLYDAIGRLQEAGLEQLRTPGARPATALPVPAAPPAPDGAPGPAAAAGPAAPSISRYLRLGPLGTALLPQDRPRVLLVDEIDKSDIDLPGDLLTVFEDGGFLIPELARLAQEDPTVAIGTDDDPDAVVRITQGRVQCRYFPIVVLTSNGERDFPPAFLRRCVRLHLEPPGPDKLARIVRRRLGVDIESGEEYQDLVQAFLDRGEDGDLATDQLLNAIQLRLAGAWSAPADRERFLATVMQHLTGPTA
- a CDS encoding VMAP-C domain-containing protein; translation: MTPADFLPPALGPQRTFALVAGIERYDISHRWNLRGPARDALRFTRWLTGPAEVPPGNVRLLLSPLDEPGDLDWTDSPAMTALRTAYRPATEENVKSALLDELPQCDGDLLWIFWAGHGYLGPGQELMLPCADARPSQIRHLNLDSALRWWRTDLVKQRRFALQAALVDSCRVDAPRDTRWNFGNTDYGGGRSVPGRRQFRLYASREGEVAQNDPERGAGRFTEALLGELGARSVRESVSGLPGTAVSIHRAFQELRERGEGWQLPQFIVDRDWDACSFLDDDLSRAGLPRAARLDQAAWDGLGELFEGREPPRCAYEAYAWAFKAAGCTTPAHGGLPGDGLLEVVQDLDERQGGRGGMPLAVPFVRFLADRAAAAGDARWAARLGDWVRATRERLALPVLPPPPPPARSTVVHVRLEAPPGGEDGYLARMWLRGDGIRHIWESEGAPVALGEVREELLRQLALLGAAPQDGGEAGRQAYAAVDRIEFHVPYELLDADFDQWPVPRGPAGRRRALGLLHQVVVRCPQERADTRAEWHGSWRWLHARGGRHPDAVRVVADEEVTDVLGMELAAQPPPACVLAHTTTAPHAGLLEAVLEGGLPVAVWRRGGGLPAPALLDLLAPAGPDGRPDPGALDVLALPARLREVRRAAAGAAAGAARARQPGAGGDQLVLLWDDPDDMPGLRSLA